The following are encoded together in the Brassica napus cultivar Da-Ae chromosome A9, Da-Ae, whole genome shotgun sequence genome:
- the LOC106402782 gene encoding calcium-dependent protein kinase 13-like (The RefSeq protein has 1 substitution compared to this genomic sequence): MGNCCRSPAAVAREDVKSNYSGHDHPRKDSTNGKKSAPIRVLTDVPKENIEDRYLLDRELGRGEFGVTYLCIERATRDLLACKSISKRKLRTAVDIEDVKREVAIMKHLPKSSSIVTLKEACEDDSAVHLVMELCEGGELFDRIVARGHYTERAAAGVTKTIVEVVQLCHKHGVIHRDLKPDNFLFANKKENSPLKAIDFGLSIFFKPGEKFSEIVGSPYYMAPEVLKRSYGPEIDIWSAGVILYILLCGVPPFWAESEQGVAQAILRGIIDFKREPWPNISETAKSLVRQMLEPDPKRRLTAKQVLEHPWIQNAKKAPNVPLGDVVKSRLKQFSVMNRFKRKALRVIAEFLSSQEVEDIKEMFNKMDTDKDGIVTIEELKAGLRDFGTQLAESEVQMLIEAVDTKGKGTLDYGEFVAVSLHLQKVANDEHLRKAFSYFDKDGNGYILPEELCEALKEDGGDDCVDVANDIFQEVDTDKDGRISYEEFAAMMKTGTDWRKASRHYSRGRFNSLSIKLIKDGSLNLGNE, translated from the exons ATGGGGAACTGTTGCAGATCTCCCGCAGCTGTAGCTCGAGAAGACGTGAAATCAAACTACTCCGGCCACGATCACCCCCGCAAAGACTCCACCAACGGCAAAAAATCAGCTCCGATTCGAGTCCTCACGGACGTCCCCAAGGAGAACATCGAGGACCGGTACTTGCTCGACCGAGAGCTCGGACGCGGCGAGTTCGGCGTCACCTACCTCTGCATCGAGAGAGCCACGCGCGACCTCCTCGCGTGCAAGTCGATCTCGAAGAGGAAGCTCAGGACCGCCGTGGATATCGAGGACGTGAAGAGAGAAGTGGCGATTATGAAGCATCTGCCTAAGAGCTCGAGCATCGTTACTCTCAAGGAGGCTTGTGAGGACGATAGCGCTGTGCATTTGGTGATGGAGCTTTGTGAAGGTGGTGAGCTCTTTGATCGGATTGTGGCGAGGGGCCATTACACGGAGCGCGCTGCCGCGGGGGTTACGAAGACGATCGTTGAGGTTGTGCAGTTGTGTCATAAGCATGGGGTGATTCATAGAGATTTGAAGCCGGATAATTTTTTGTTTGCTAATAAGAAGGAGAACTCGCCGCTTAAGGCTATTGACTTTGGATTGTCGATTTTCTTCAAGCCAG GTGAGAAGTTCTCGGAGATAGTTGGGAGTCCATATTACATGGCACCTGAGGTGCTAAAGCGGAGCTATGGACCCGAAATAGATATTTGGAGTGCTGGAGTCATTCTTTATATCCTGCTCTGTGGAGTTCCTCCATTCTGGGCAG AGTCGGAACAGGGAGTTGCTCAGGCTATTTTACGTGGGATAATTGATTTTAAGAGAGAACCGTGGCCAAACATTTCGGAGACTGCTAAGAGTCTTGTCAGACAAATGTTAGAGCCTGATCCAAAGCGCCGCCTGACTGCAAAGCAAGTGCTTG AGCACCCGTGGATTCAAAACGCCAAGAAAGCTCCAAATGTCCCTCTTGGAGATGTTGTCAAGTCCAGATTAAAGCAATTTTCAGTGATGAACAGATTCAAGAGAAAAGCTCTGAGG gttattgccgaaTTCTTATCTTCCCAAGAAGTAGAAGACATCAAAGAGATGTTCAACAAGATGGATACTGATAAAGATGGTATTGTTACCATCGAGGAGTTGAAAGCTGGACTTCGAGATTTTGGTACACAGCTAGCTGAATCAGAAGTTCAGATGCTTATTGAAGCG GTGGATACTAAAGGGAAAGGAACACTAGACTATGGAGAATTTGTTGCAGTCTCGCTCCACCTGCAAAAGGTAGCAAATGATGAGCATCTCCGGAAAGCATTCTCCTACTTTGACAAAGATGGAAATGGATACATTTTACCCGAGGAGCTTTGTGAGGCCTTAAAGGAAGATGGAGGGGATGACTGTGTGGATGTCGCCAATGATATATTCCAAGAAGTTGACACGGACAAG GATGGGAGAATAAGCTACGAAGAGTTTGCGGCAATGATGAAAACAGGAACGGATTGGAGAAAGGCATCTCGTCATTACTCGAGAGGGAGATTCAATAGCCTAAGCATCAAACTAATGAAGGACGGATCTTTGAACCTAGGCAACGAATAG
- the LOC106402901 gene encoding high mobility group B protein 1, whose amino-acid sequence MKTGKGKGKAKTTKEALKPFDDRRVGKRKAPAEKPQPSKREKKAKKDPNKPKRAPSAFFVFLEDFRQTFKKENPDVKAVSAVGKAGGQKWKSMSQAEKAPYEEKAAKRKAEYEKQMDAYNKSLEEGSDESENSLSEVNDEDEASEEEEKVEKGKAGEDEDDDDDDEEDEEDDEEED is encoded by the exons ATGAAGACAGGAAAGGGGAAAGGTAAAGCTAAGACCACTAAGGAAGCCTTGAAGCCATTTGATGACAG aAGGGTGGGAAAGAGGAAGGCACCGGCTGAGAAGCCTCAGCCTAGCAAGCGGGAGAAGAAGGCCAAGAAGGACCCTAACAAACCCAAAAGAGCTCCTAGTGCCTTCTTTGTCTTCCT gGAAGATTTTAGGCAAACGTTTAAGAAAGAGAATCCAGATGTGAAGGCTGTCTCTGCT GTTGGGAAAGCTGGAGGGCAGAAATGGAAGTCAATGTCTCAGGCC GAAAAAGCTCCATATGAAGAGAAAGCTGCAAAGAGGAAAGCTGAATACGAAAAGCAAATGGATGCATACAACAAAAGCTTG GAGGAAGGGAGTGATGAATCTGAAAATTCTCTATCCGAAGtgaatgatgaagatgaagctaGTGAGGAG gaagagaaggtggagaagggAAAGGCAGGTGAGgacgaagatgatgatgacgatgatgaagaagatgaggaagatgacgaggaagaagactaA
- the LOC106402765 gene encoding sulfate transporter 3.1-like, whose product MGTEDNTFPQGAEEPHRRHHAVEAPEPQPFLKSLQYSVKETLFPDDPFRQFKNQTTSRQVVLGLKYFLPILEWAPRYNFKLFKSDLIAGITIASLAIPQGISYAKLANLPPILGLYSSFVPPLVYAVLGSSKDLAVGTVAVGSLLTGAMLSKEVDAEKDPKLYLHLAFTATFFAGVLEASLGIFRLGFIVDFLSHATIVGFMGGAATVVSLQQLKGIFGLKHFTEATDVISVMRSVFSQTHQWRWESGVLGCCFLFFLLSTRYFSTKKPKFFWVAAMAPLTSVILGSLLVYFTHAERHGVQVIGDLKKGLNPLSVSDLVFTSPYMSTALKTGLITGIIALAEGIAVGRSFAMFKNYNIDGNKEMIAFGMMNIVGSFTSCYLTTGPFSRSAVNFNAGCKTAVSNIVMAIAVMFTLLFLTPFFYYTPLVVLSSIIMVAMLGLIDYQAAIHLWKVDKFDFLVCMSAYFGVVFGSVEIGLVVAVVISIARLLLFVSRPRTAVKGNIPNTMIYRNTDQYPYSRIVPGLLILEIDAPIYFANAGYLRERITRWIDEEEDRIKASGGNSLQYVILDMSAVGNIDTSGISMMEEIKKIMDRRELKLVLANPKGEVVKKLTRSKFIDDNLGKEWMFLTVGEAVEACSFMLHTSKTEPASKEEPWNNV is encoded by the exons ATGGGAACGGAGGACAACACATTCCCTCAAGGAGCAGAGGAGCCACACCGCCGCCACCATGCGGTGGAGGCTCCTGAGCCTCAGCCGTTCTTGAAGTCACTTCAGTATTCAGTGAAGGAAACTCTGTTTCCAGACGATCCTTTCAGACAGTTCAAGAACCAGACGACATCAAGACAAGTTGTACTAGGCCTCAAATACTTCTTGCCAATATTGGAATGGGCTCCACGCTACAATTTCAAGCTCTTTAAATCAGATCTCATCGCTGGAATCACCATCGCTAGCCTCGCCATCCCTCAGGGCATCAGTTACGCTAAACTCGCTAACTTGCCTCCCATTCTTGGCCTTT ACTCGAGTTTTGTTCCACCATTGGTGTACGCTGTGCTGGGGAGTTCAAAGGATTTGGCGGTGGGAACGGTGGCGGTTGGATCTTTGTTGACAGGTGCCATGCTGAGCAAAGAAGTTGACGCTGAGAAAGATCCTAAGCTCTACCTTCATCTTGCTTTCACTGCCACGTTTTTCGCAGGCGTTCTCGAAGCCTCTCTCGGCATTTTCAG GTTAGGGTTTATAGTGGATTTTCTATCGCATGCAACGATAGTGGGATTCATGGGAGGAGCAGCGACGGTGGTGAGTCTGCAACAGCTTAAGGGTATTTTTGGACTTAAACATTTCACAGAAGCCACTGACGTTATTTCTGTCATGCGTTCAGTCTTCTCTCAAACTCATCAG TGGAGATGGGAGAGTGGTGTTCTCGGctgttgtttccttttcttcCTTCTTTCCACCAGATATTTC AGCACGAAGAAACCAAAATTCTTTTGGGTAGCTGCGATGGCTCCTTTGACCTCAGTGATTCTTGGAAGCCTCTTGGTGTACTTCACTCACGCGGAGAGACATGGTGTTCAAGTG ATAGGGGACCTGAAGAAAGGGTTGAACCCGCTCTCTGTGTCTGATCTTGTCTTCACTTCGCCTTACATGTCAACAGCTCTCAAAACTGGCCTCATCACTGGGATCATTGCTCTTGCA GAAGGGATAGCTGTGGGACGGAGCTTTGCCATGTTCAAGAACTACAACATAGACGGTAACAAAGAAATGATAGCGTTTGGAATGATGAACATCGTTGGTTCCTTCACATCTTGTTACCTCACAACTG GACCGTTTTCAAGATCGGCCGTGAACTTCAATGCGGGTTGCAAGACTGCCGTGTCCAACATAGTGATGGCCATTGCGGTTATGTTTACATTGCTCTTCCTCACGCCTTTTTTCTACTACACGCCCCTCGTCGTCCTCTCCTCCATCATCATGGTCGCAATGCTCGGACTCATCGACTATCAAGCTGCCATTCATCTTTGGAAGGTTGACAAATTCGATTTCCTCGTCTGCATGAGCGCTTACTTTGGGGTCGTGTTTGGTAGTGTCGAGATCGGACTTGTTGTCGCA GTGGTAATATCGATAGCAAGGTTGTTGCTGTTCGTGTCGAGGCCGAGGACTGCGGTGAAAGGAAACATACCAAACACCATGATATATAGGAACACTGACCAGTATCCTTACTCAAGAATTGTTCCTGGTCTTCTCATCCTGGAGATTGATGCTCCCATCTACTTTGCCAACGCTGGTTACTTGCGCGAGAG AATCACAAGGTGGATCGATGAAGAGGAAGATAGGATCAAAGCATCAGGAGGAAATAGTTTACAATATGTTATACTCGATATGTCTg CTGTTGGTAATATCGACACTAGTGGTATAAGCATGATGGaggaaattaagaaaattatggACAGAAGAGAGTTAAAG TTAGTATTGGCAAATCCAAAAGGAGAGGTCGTGAAGAAACTGACAAGATCCAAATTCATCGACGACAATTTGGGAAAAGAGTGGATGTTCTTAACAGTTGGAGAAGCCGTGGAAGCTTGTAGTTTCATGCTTCACACGTCAAAAACCGAACCGGCCTCCAAAGAAGAGCCTTGGAACAACGTTTAG